The following proteins come from a genomic window of Actinomycetes bacterium:
- a CDS encoding sterol carrier protein domain-containing protein produces the protein MSRSPARWALDLRDPAWRREPSQPRRYDVVYEPAPGRADGYATYRVTAGWSSGLPHGSVQVDELVALCPEATVALYRYCLQLDLATTVAFLRRSPEEPLRWLLADPRRLRATAVGDRLWLRLLDVPAALAARRYAVQGTLIIGVTDQLRPANQGTVRLEGGPDSAACRLTRGQSDLACDVADLGAAYLGGVSFSMLARAGRVVEHKRGAVARADAMFVLQPAPWCSTVF, from the coding sequence GTGAGCCGCAGCCCGGCGCGCTGGGCGCTCGACCTCCGCGATCCCGCCTGGCGCCGCGAGCCGAGCCAGCCCCGCCGCTACGACGTGGTCTACGAGCCCGCGCCGGGTCGGGCGGACGGCTATGCCACCTACCGGGTGACAGCCGGCTGGTCATCCGGTCTGCCGCACGGCAGCGTCCAGGTCGACGAGCTGGTAGCCCTGTGCCCCGAGGCGACCGTGGCCTTGTACCGCTACTGCCTGCAGCTGGACTTGGCGACCACGGTCGCGTTCCTGCGCCGGTCGCCGGAGGAGCCGCTGCGCTGGCTGCTGGCCGACCCCCGCCGCCTGCGGGCCACGGCAGTCGGCGACCGGTTGTGGCTGCGGCTGCTGGACGTGCCCGCGGCGCTCGCGGCCCGCCGCTACGCGGTCCAGGGAACGCTGATCATCGGAGTCACCGACCAGCTGCGCCCGGCCAACCAGGGCACCGTCCGCCTCGAGGGCGGCCCCGACAGCGCCGCCTGCCGCCTCACCCGTGGCCAGTCGGACCTGGCCTGCGACGTCGCCGACCTGGGCGCGGCCTACCTGGGCGGAGTGAGCTTCAGCATGCTCGCCCGGGCCGGTCGGGTGGTCGAGCACAAGCGCGGCGCCGTGGCCCGCGCCGACGCGATGTTCGTGCTTCAGCCCGCCCCCTGGTGCAGCACCGTCTTCTAG
- a CDS encoding GNAT family N-acetyltransferase, whose amino-acid sequence MTGPGEYRAWSATLATAFGETPSDERSDAYRPLNEWDRTIAAFDADRIVATGGTLSLELTLPGPVTARAGGLTAVAVLPTHRRRGLLRAIIAWHFADCQARGETLSVLGASEAGIYGRFGYGPATLQATTRSTLAGRCSAAHPHPSAGCGSSTPARPGGSCPSCTTGTGSASQGR is encoded by the coding sequence GTGACCGGTCCCGGCGAGTACCGGGCCTGGTCGGCCACGCTGGCGACCGCGTTCGGCGAGACGCCAAGCGACGAGCGCAGCGACGCCTACCGTCCTTTGAACGAGTGGGACCGCACCATCGCCGCGTTCGACGCCGACCGCATCGTCGCCACCGGCGGTACCCTGTCGCTGGAGCTCACCCTGCCCGGACCGGTCACCGCCCGGGCCGGCGGGCTGACCGCCGTGGCCGTGCTGCCCACCCACCGGCGCCGCGGCCTGCTGCGGGCGATCATCGCGTGGCACTTCGCCGACTGCCAGGCCCGCGGCGAGACGCTGTCGGTCCTGGGCGCCTCGGAGGCGGGCATCTACGGCCGCTTCGGCTACGGACCGGCCACGCTGCAGGCCACTACGCGATCGACCCTCGCTGGTCGGTGTTCGGCCGCGCACCCGCACCCATCGGCCGGCTGCGGCTCCTCGACCCCGGCGAGGCCGGGCGGGTCCTGCCCCAGCTGTACGACCGGCACCGGCTCGGCCAGCCAGGGGAGGTGA